GTGGTGCGGAAGTAGAACTGCGGACGGTACCCCTTGAAGAACGGGGTGTGACGGCCGCCCTCTTCCTTCGACAGCACGTAAATCTGCGCCTTGAACTTGGTGTGCGGGGTGATGCTGCCCGGCTTGGCCAGCACCTGGCCGCGCTCCAGGTCCTCACGCTTCAGGCCACGCACCAGCGCGCCGATGTTGTCGCCCGCCATGCCCT
The nucleotide sequence above comes from Pyxidicoccus xibeiensis. Encoded proteins:
- a CDS encoding EF-Tu C-terminal domain-related protein codes for the protein GMAGDNIGALVRGLKREDLERGQVLAKPGSITPHTKFKAQIYVLSKEEGGRHTPFFKGYRPQFYFRTTDVTGTVKLPDNVEMVMPGDNIAIEVELITPVAMEKELRFAVREGGRTVGAGVVAEIIE